Genomic DNA from Streptomyces sp. GS7:
CTTGCTCAGGAGTCGGATGCGGCGCGGGGCGCCCGGACGGGGCCGGGGGGCGGCCTCCGGGCCGGCGGGCGCGTATGAGACGTTCGTGGGCATGCGTATTGCAGAGGACATCCGTGCCGGGGCGGCCGAGCTGATCGACCACCTTGTGCGCGGACTGTGGAAGCCCAACGACGCCGACCGGCAGACCGCCGTCGCGTTGTACCGCTTCCTGGAGACGGGGCTGCCGCTGAACGGCGAGCAGATCCGTTCCGCCCTCGCGCACCCGCAGCCGGCGGCGCCGGCCAGCGCGGGACTGGTGGGGCTGCTGGGGGCGACCGCCGGCCTCCTCGACGACACGGACGTGGCCGACGGCCCCGCCGGGCGGGATGCCGTCGACCACGTGTGCCTGCTGCTGGACGCGCTCGCCCTCTCCCGGCCCGGCGGCCGGTAGAAGGGGCCGCTCAGACCCGCGGCGCCTCGGCGGCCAGGTCGTCCTCCGGGACGGTGATCACCCAGTGGCTGTCCTGCCGCGGGCGGAGGTAGACCGCCCAGTACACCGCCGCCGCGGCGACCACGCCGCCGGTGATCAGCAGGCTGACGGCGCTCTGCTGGCACAGCACCCAGGCCAGTACGACGACCAGCAGGGCGGGGATCGCCGGCCACAGCGGCATCCGCCAGGCGAGGCGGTGCCTGTGCTCCCCGCGGCGGGAGACCAGGGCGCCCAGCGCGACGAAGACGTACATGCCGGCGACGGCCACGCCGGTGACCTCGTTCAGCATGTCCAGCTTGGCGAAGCAGAGCGCGGCGCCGGGAACGCCCACCGCGAGGGTGGCCGCCCAGGGGGAGCCGAAGCGCTTGCCGACGTGCGAGAAGATCCGGTTGACCGGGGTCGGCCAGGCCGCGTCGCGCGCCGAGGAGAAGACCACCCGGGAGTTCTGGATCACCATGACGATCGCCGCGTTGATGATCGCCAGGGCGATGCAGAGGCTGACGAAGGTGCCGACGGCGGAGTTGCTCCAGGTCTGCACCATGCCGGCGATGTCACCGGCGCCGAGGGTCTTGAGGTCGGGGGCGCCGAGCGTGATGGCGACGACCGGGATCAGCACGACGGCGGCGCCGATGGCGAGGGTCCACAGCACGGTGCGGGAGACATTGCGCCGCGGGTTCTCCATCTCCTCGGCGAGGTACACGGCGGTGGAGAAGCCCTGGAGGATGAAGAGCGCGGTGGCCAGTCCGGTCACCATCAGCCCGGCGGTGACGGCCGTACTGGTGCCGTGCCCGGCGTCCATGACGGGGTGGATGAGGGTGGCCGCGGACCGGTGGGGGTGGGTGAAGCCGAGGAACGCGACGAGCGCGCTGGCCACGACCTCCAGGACGAGGAAGATGCCGGTGATCCACGCGTTGGCGCGCAGGTCGAGCAGGCCCATGGCGGTGGCCAGCAGCATCACGCCGGCGGCGGTGTACTGCGGATCGAGGTGCACGAGCGGCGCCAGGTAGTCGGCGGTGCCCAGCGCGATGATGGGCGGCAC
This window encodes:
- a CDS encoding APC family permease: MTDMPYTPVATAASEPDTRSATAADTPRLTRSIGVVGGTLLTLSCLTPASSLFVIVPGSFATLGTGTALTIAIAGLLCVGVAFTYSELGTLVPSSGGEYAMVGTLMGRLAGWLVFVLSLIVVMIVPPIIALGTADYLAPLVHLDPQYTAAGVMLLATAMGLLDLRANAWITGIFLVLEVVASALVAFLGFTHPHRSAATLIHPVMDAGHGTSTAVTAGLMVTGLATALFILQGFSTAVYLAEEMENPRRNVSRTVLWTLAIGAAVVLIPVVAITLGAPDLKTLGAGDIAGMVQTWSNSAVGTFVSLCIALAIINAAIVMVIQNSRVVFSSARDAAWPTPVNRIFSHVGKRFGSPWAATLAVGVPGAALCFAKLDMLNEVTGVAVAGMYVFVALGALVSRRGEHRHRLAWRMPLWPAIPALLVVVLAWVLCQQSAVSLLITGGVVAAAAVYWAVYLRPRQDSHWVITVPEDDLAAEAPRV